In Anomaloglossus baeobatrachus isolate aAnoBae1 chromosome 10, aAnoBae1.hap1, whole genome shotgun sequence, the genomic window TCCTCCGCGGGCCGCCTCGCCCCTTCCTCCGCGGGCCGCCTCGCCTCGCCCCTTCCTCCCCAGGCCGCCTCGCCTCGCCCCCTCCTCCGCGGGCCGCCTCGCCTCGCCCCTTCCTTCCCGGGCCGCCTCGCCTCGCCCCTTCCTCCCCGGGCCGCCTCGCCTCGCCCCCTCCTCCGCGGGCCGCCTCGCCTCGCCCCTTCCTCCGCGGGCCGCCTCGCCTCGCCCCTTCCTCCGCGGGCCGCCTCTCCTCGCCCCTTCCTCCGCGGGCCGCCTCTCCTCGCCCCTTCCTCCGCGGGCCGCCTCTCCTCGCCCCTTCCTCCGCGGGCCGCCTCTCCTCGCCCCTTCCTCCGCGGGCCGCCTCTCCTCGCCCCTTCCTCCGCGGGCCGCCTCTCCTCGCCCCTTCCTCCGCGGGCCGCCTCTCCTCGCCCCTTCCTCCGCGGGCtgcctctccctctcctccacggGCCACCTCGCACTGACCCCCTTCTCTGCGGGCCGCCCCTCCTCTCCTTGCCCCCTCCTCCCCGGGCCGCCTCACCCCGcccctcctctccccctcctccccgGGCCGCCTCTCACTGACCCCTCCTCCGCGGGCCGCCCCTCCTCTCCTCGCCCCTTCCTCCGGGCCGCCTCTCCTCGCCCCTTCCTCCCCGGGCCGCCTCTCCTCGCCCCTTCCGCCTCACCCCGCCCCTTCCTCCCTGGTCCacccctcctctccctctcctccacggGCCACCTCGCACTGACCCCCTTCTCTGCGGGCCGCCCCTCCTCTCCTTGCCCCCTCCTCCCCGGGCCGCCTCTCACTGACCCCTCCTCCGCGGGCCGCCCCTCCTCTCCTCGCCCCTTCCTCCCTGGGCCGCCTCACCCCGCCACTTCCTCCCCGGGCCGCTTCGCCTCCCCCACTTTGGGCCAGTCCGCACCCCTTCTCGTCACCCCCCTCCCTGCCCCCAGCACCTATCATGGCCGCTTTCCCACTATTTTTGTCTTGCAGCCCTGACTCGCCCGGTGGGGGTCTTCGTGCGGCCCCTATGGACGACCTCcgccctgagctccagagatgaccAGTCGTCTCCACCTCTTTCTTCCCCATTAGATGCGGCCGAGCAGCCGGGCTCGGCACCGCCCAGGTATGATGGGGCCCCTCACGGTGCCTGCAGTGTGGGCTCCTGAGGGGCCGCTCTGATCACAGCTGTGGCCGCAGGTTTACTGACCAGGGAGGAGAGGAATCGGAGGGGTACGAGAGCgaggagcagctgcagcagcgcatCCTCTCCGCAGCCCTGACCTTTGTACACGAGTATGGCTGGAGCTCCGAGGCCATTGCTGAGGGGGCGAAGGTAAGTCAGCGAGCTCAGTGCTAGGCCAACATGGCCGGCAtcatctcccctcccctctctctccgcaGACCCTAGATCTGTCCGCAGCAGCAGCGGGAATGTTCCAGAATGGCGGCAGCGAACTCGTCCTGCACTTTGTATCCGTCTGTAACAAGAACCTGACCGAACTGCTGGAGCAGGAGCACAAACTGGTCCAACTGGGCAGCACGGAGTGAGTGCAGGACGGGGAACGGCCGGGTGACGGGGGGAGgggaaacgggggggggggggacacggcCGGGGGAGGGGAATGGCCGGGTGACGAGGGAGGGTAACTGGGGAGGGGGACGGCCGGGTAACGAGGGAAGGGGAACGGCCGGGTAACGGGGGAGGGGAAAGGAACAGACGGGGAAGGGTAATAGACGGGTAACGTGATGTCACCCTATTTGGTTTAGGAAGAAGACAACGGAGCAATTCCTGAGAGACGCAGTGGAGGCACGACTGAGGATGGTTGTCCCCTACATAGGACGCTGGCCACAGGTACCGCAGTATCACAGCCACTGTGCAGTTCAGGAGCGCAGCGGGGGCAGCCGGGGATATCACACCAGTgacatatcagttatattatacaccgGTAGGGTCCAAATCTGTAATAAGAGCATAAAGCGGGACACTAGTGGTTATTGACGATGGAAGCAGTAAGCCGGGCGGGCATGCAGACATTACAATGGCTttgggcactagtggttattgatgat contains:
- the COQ9 gene encoding ubiquinone biosynthesis protein COQ9, mitochondrial — translated: MAAVAVRCLAAVGGGRLLLLCGRRRLSALTRPVGVFVRPLWTTSALSSRDDQSSPPLSSPLDAAEQPGSAPPRFTDQGGEESEGYESEEQLQQRILSAALTFVHEYGWSSEAIAEGAKTLDLSAAAAGMFQNGGSELVLHFVSVCNKNLTELLEQEHKLVQLGSTEKKTTEQFLRDAVEARLRMVVPYIGRWPQAVGILLLPHNLPSSLTLLTAMVDDIWHYASDQSTDVSWYTRRAVLAGIYNTTELVMMQDTSPDYEDTWSFLHNRISEAMSMGESVNQVTSTGEAVIQGLMGAAVTLKNLTGVSQRR